The nucleotide window TAGCGCATGACAGGAAAAACTATAATCCTCATAAACAAAAgttcaaaaaattaaaagaaaatctgagCACATGTTTGATGCCAGAAAAGAACATCTGCTCAGGAAAATAGATCAAAACCCCAGTAAAGCGAACACATCAAAACTTTTAAAATGGTATTAGTTTTCCACAGAGAAGAACAGAAAATAAGGAATTGCATTTTTTATAGGCATCTGAGAAAATAAGGAATATGAACAACATaatagatttttctttttcttttttttttaacataCAAGTAAGACATCAAAAGGCAGGACTGAATTGAGTTCTCTACATCGGAATATCTACTTATGAATAAATCTAACGGCAATATAGAGGTAAGGCAGATTGGACAGAAAGTGTGTATAATATCTACATAAAACAGGCCATACAATAAACCTCTGATGGTTCAAAAGGCTGGTCAGTCAGCATGGAAGCGTGAGAGTAAATTAGAAGTTATACGACGGAAGGTACATACATGAGCCTTTATGCCAACAGAGTAAGCCACATTTCATGCAAATGCAGATATAGTACAAGAAAACAAGAAAAGTGGAAGTAAAACGTGAATGGGGCTTCAAGCTCGTGAATGATACAGAGTGATGGCACTATATTGATACCTTGAACGCAGGGCCCTTGCCTTCTGGAACTTTGATGCAACCACAAGGCTAGATCTCTTGTCCACTACAGCCTGTATTATGAACTAACAGcttaaaatacagtaactgtaaGCAATATATTCTTTCAAGAGCAAAAGGAATTAAACCTGACCTCCTGGATTCTAATAGCAGATAATCCAGATGATGAAACGGAGTCTGGAGTTGGACCAACTAGTGACTGGAGTATATCCAAATTACCTTCTTCAAAGATGAATAAATTCAGCAGAGCTATAATAGTAAACAAGCAGCCTTTTGCTAAACAATCAAGCCTCTTAAAGAAACTGACTGAGAGCAATCCTGCAAAATGCAAAAACATCATCTTGGAAACTCTGTGCTTCTCAGAGTCTATCTCCGTCATTTGGCATAACAAATTTTGGACTGAACTGTCTATGTTGACATTTCTGAAACAGTCAATTATTCCCAAGATAGAATTGTATTCCCCACAGGATGAAAAATCTTGTAAGGTTTTTGAACGATCAGAATTCAAATTGCATCTCAGGCACCAGACAACTTGTAACAAAGAGGAGCTCATTAGCTTCAGTATACAAACCAAAAGACAAATATCTTGCAGACTTGTATCCACAATTGTATTCTCCTCGAAACTGTCCGAAGCTCTTAAAATTAGGCAACTTAAGGCTGAGAAAATCTCATCTTGGCAGCATTTGTCTAGAATATACCGACTCTCGTTCACATAAGTTATACAGGAACTTGTCAGGTCGGATTTCATTTCAGAAGAAAGTTTAAGAAAGTGAGATTGTGATGAATCCTCAaactttaaaatcaaattattgaTCTCCTTTCTTGTGCTTGCTAATATACACAAATCAAAAAGGGACTGGATTTCCTTCCCTTCTGCACCTTTGACAGACATATGACTTACAAATGAAGATCGACGGTTGATTTGCAACAGGGGCATATGCTTCATGTACAAAGCTACTGACTTTTCAAACAGAGCGAGAAAGTAATTGATAGGTCTATCATTTGTGTTAAGGTTCTGCATATCCACCAGCAAAAAGGAGGCCTCGTAAACCATTGAAATCAAATGTGCTTGCATTAGTTTGGGTGCAGAAAGACTGATGGGGTTGAGGAGCAATGCTACGGCCGCGGTCGGACTCAATTCTAGAGCTTTcaatgagaattttaaatattcattGTTTACCAATAATATTCTGTTAAGATGATTTCCAGACCTATGCTCATCAGACCATGATATTAAGAAGTACCTAGAGAAAACTTCCATTACTATTCCTATTTCTCCCTGACTTGGCTGAGGTGTAAATATTATTTCCGCAGAAGAAGCTAGAGAATCAATAAGCTTAAAGAAATGTCTCAACTGTCCATGCACCAGAAGCTCATCCACAAAAACCTGCATACATGTAATTTCCTCCGTATTAAGGGGGTAAATTATACGTCCTAAGTGAAGTACACAACATGAGGCAAGTTACAACAATAAATTACAGGATGTAcgaatgaaagaaaaataaagagagaaatgGAAAACCTAAGAAAGACTGGTGGATGTCACTGGTAATGAAACAAGATAGTTTATAGATCAACAAAAGGCCAAGGTGGTGGTAATACTTGTAACCTCATAGACTCCAAAAAAGAAACAGATATCTTGCAGTGAAAGAACTTCTCTTAGGAAACGCTGAGAAAGTCCATGGCCATTTAAAAAGAAGTCGCATATCATATGCATGCTGACTTCTGTACTCGTGCCTAGCATCCAACCTAAAGACAGTGACCAAACCTTTTTCCCCTTTCCATTCCCTTTCTGTCATGGCTGAATGAATACGACAAGAAACATATCAAACATGGAAGTGTTAAGTAATTTCCTCGCTGTACAGcaacaattttaaataaaatttgcGCACTTCTCTCCTATATCCAGACACTCATTTTGTTTTCAACCAGCTTTGTGAGAAAACCGTGCTTGTGAGACTTCTTTTTTTGAGATGTCATATAGTATATCCAGAGTCCAGTATTTTAAACTGCAGCTCGCGTCATCAAGCTTTTAGCTTAGACATGCAGCTGAATTAACCCCTACATGCTTCACTCATTAGAGTTTTAATCAATATTTATTCCTTACCTCCCTATTGTACTGCTAGTGATCCAGTAAGTGAAGATAGACTGACTTACTCAAACCTTATAAATGGTGAATCATATTCTACGTTGGCAGACAAGGAAGTACTAAATTTATTTCATGACAAACGAGAAGCACAAATCATGAGCTTTCTATTAACCAACAGGAGATTAATAAGGAAATTACCTCAAACGTTGCACGCAAGAAAGAAGTGTGAAGATCAGATGGCTCAAAGAAATGGAGGGACGCAACAAAGTCCTCTGTGGAGGTCGTTCTGCAATCATTATCCTCGGATGTGCATGCTTGAGAAACTGAATTTTCAAAAGTAATTTCCGTCCTATTTTCAGCCCCAAATGTGTTTATTGAAGATAACTTTCGAAGTAACACCAAAAGGACCTTCCCTTTTTCTAAAAGAAGATTGTGTCTGGACACAAGCAAGGGCAAGGTGACCATACAACACCTCAGCAGCAAATAAAAAATTTCAGCATCTTCGGAGATATTCCGCTGCAAATCACCTTGTCTAAGATCATTCGCAGAGATATCACGGGAAGCAGAGGATAAATAGTCAAACCTATCATACACTTCTTCAAATAATACACCAGAGAGGGTTTCTATATCTTCTGATGACGCCTTAAACCCATTGTGATCAATTTCCATACCCAATTCATCAAAACCAAGATTGTATGTTGGACTTTGTAGTGGGTTCAAGGAGAAATGGACAAGCAGAGAATACAAACTCTTAAAGACATGTAATCTCACACCCTGCAAGATGGTAGAATGGGGCTCAGTAAGTTAGAggcaaaagagaaaaatgaaataatataTCAACTGTAGATTAGTTTAGCCAAAACATCTTAGTACAAACAAGCAATTTAGAGAAGATGTTGGAAAAAAAAAGTACTTAATGAGGCATTAGTGTACATTTAAAATCAGTAAATTTGTAGACTCCCAGTATCAAATGCCAGTAGTATTGGAAGTCAACTGAAGACTTGACTCTCACATTGTTTCACCTTTAATTCCAATTTTACCAGTTTGTCTTATCGCACAATTTtatctgattttctttttgataGGCTTTCCGCACAATATATTTTTTCCTCTATTCTTTTTTTCcatatattgtatgtcatgtttgGTGTACATTCACACTCATTCCATATTTCTAAGAGTTCTGCACTTTCTTCTCCAATTTCTCTAGGGAGTAGAGCATTGCAACTGAATCTTACAAGAGTTGTAATTTGCAATTAAAAATCGTTAAGATGGCCGACAATGCTGACTGACCTTCAAACAATTAAGCCACAGAAAGGGGTTCAACATTCGTTCATAAAATGAGCTTGTGTCCGCTTTCCATCTTATGCCAAAAAAGTAAATAAACTTAAGCGAGAAAAGATAAACATACTTTTCATAAACCATGAAAGAATCCAAAAACTTCAATTATCAACTTCAAACAGAAAATTCAACACTATTTTCCTACAAAATCCAAATTTAAAGTGTTCCCTAATGCTTCTACCAACAAGCAAATAAATCTACAAAAAAGCTAAACCGAACTGGTCTGCGACAAAAACTTCGAATGAGTCCACTACCTTGTTAAACTTATTCCATCTAAAACCCACAATATTtgattactattttctcaacaacTCTAATCAACACGGAACGAAAACAAAGAACACAAATATGCTGCAAACAATCTAAATACACAAGTATATTTAACCTCATTAAACGAGAAATTAAAAAAAGCAGACCAAGAAATAAaacagaaacaaaacaaaaaataggaaaaaaaataaaaataacagttTCATCAAACAAGAAAATACCAACATGGGCAAGCTTCAAATTAGCTAAATAAATAATTCGCAAGTACAAAAAATACCCAAAATCTCTCAAAGTAACAACCCTTGattcattcccccccccccctttccacACACACACTCTCTTCCAGATACTCCCCCTCCCCCCATAAGTAAAAGTGAAATATAacgaaaaacaaacaaacaacccCTCCAAGCAGAAATTAGTGGcaaatcaagaaataaaacagaaacaaaaaccaaaaataggaaaaaaccaaaaataaacaGGTTCATCAAACAACAAAGTACCAACATGGGCAAGCTTCAAATTAGCTAAATAAATAATTCGCAAGTACAAAATACCCAAAATCTTCTCAAAGTAACAACCTTTGATCACCCCACCCCCACTCCCCCACACCCCCACACCCCACACACACTCTTTTCGCTACCCCCTCCCCCCACAAGAAGTAAAagggaaatttaaaaaaataaacaaccCTTCTaagaaaaaattaagaaaaaaaagagaaaaaaattaagAAAGTAAAAGCACCTGTGGCTGTTGAAGGAGTGAGATAAGATGGTGGAAAACGCCAGAAGCACATAGGGTTTCTTCTTGAAAATGGTTACAGCTCTTCGATCTTCTAGTTGAAACCATGGTTGAAGGACGTATGAGCAGAAATCAAGGGAATCTATTTCACCCTAAAGATGAATTTACCCTTTAGGACGATTTGGCGCGAAAAACGATGTATATGCTACTATATGAATTGCCTGAATTGTTTCTTGTTTTTGTcctataaatatttttaaaatgtgtGTTCTGAAATAAGCTGAAAAAAATTGTGTGATTATAAAttgttttattaaaagtaaaataaaaggttttaaattaaataatttttaaataaaaagttataatttttttgggataaattaaaaaagaaagtatGACAAATAAATTGGAATCGGT belongs to Nicotiana tabacum cultivar K326 chromosome 6, ASM71507v2, whole genome shotgun sequence and includes:
- the LOC107817192 gene encoding uncharacterized protein LOC107817192 isoform X2; translation: MVSTRRSKSCNHFQEETLCASGVFHHLISLLQQPQGVRLHVFKSLYSLLVHFSLNPLQSPTYNLGFDELGMEIDHNGFKASSEDIETLSGVLFEEVYDRFDYLSSASRDISANDLRQGDLQRNISEDAEIFYLLLRCCMVTLPLLVSRHNLLLEKGKVLLVLLRKLSSINTFGAENRTEITFENSVSQACTSEDNDCRTTSTEDFVASLHFFEPSDLHTSFLRATFEVFVDELLVHGQLRHFFKLIDSLASSAEIIFTPQPSQGEIGIVMEVFSRYFLISWSDEHRSGNHLNRILLVNNEYLKFSLKALELSPTAAVALLLNPISLSAPKLMQAHLISMVYEASFLLVDMQNLNTNDRPINYFLALFEKSVALYMKHMPLLQINRRSSFVSHMSVKGAEGKEIQSLFDLCILASTRKEINNLILKFEDSSQSHFLKLSSEMKSDLTSSCITYVNESRYILDKCCQDEIFSALSCLILRASDSFEENTIVDTSLQDICLLVCILKLMSSSLLQVVWCLRCNLNSDRSKTLQDFSSCGEYNSILGIIDCFRNVNIDSSVQNLLCQMTEIDSEKHRVSKMMFLHFAGLLSVSFFKRLDCLAKGCLFTIIALLNLFIFEEGNLDILQSLVGPTPDSVSSSGLSAIRIQEAVVDKRSSLVVASKFQKARALRSSKENFEAMEEETEEMEEETEETTNGKIFLKCRLGRSERVPDFDDLADFIECKQGKDYSSWLKHRQQYRMLKCDKMALLRWKRKRKSWKVMKRN
- the LOC107817192 gene encoding uncharacterized protein LOC107817192 isoform X1, whose translation is MVSTRRSKSCNHFQEETLCASGVFHHLISLLQQPQGVRLHVFKSLYSLLVHFSLNPLQSPTYNLGFDELGMEIDHNGFKASSEDIETLSGVLFEEVYDRFDYLSSASRDISANDLRQGDLQRNISEDAEIFYLLLRCCMVTLPLLVSRHNLLLEKGKVLLVLLRKLSSINTFGAENRTEITFENSVSQACTSEDNDCRTTSTEDFVASLHFFEPSDLHTSFLRATFEVFVDELLVHGQLRHFFKLIDSLASSAEIIFTPQPSQGEIGIVMEVFSRYFLISWSDEHRSGNHLNRILLVNNEYLKFSLKALELSPTAAVALLLNPISLSAPKLMQAHLISMVYEASFLLVDMQNLNTNDRPINYFLALFEKSVALYMKHMPLLQINRRSSFVSHMSVKGAEGKEIQSLFDLCILASTRKEINNLILKFEDSSQSHFLKLSSEMKSDLTSSCITYVNESRYILDKCCQDEIFSALSCLILRASDSFEENTIVDTSLQDICLLVCILKLMSSSLLQVVWCLRCNLNSDRSKTLQDFSSCGEYNSILGIIDCFRNVNIDSSVQNLLCQMTEIDSEKHRVSKMMFLHFAGLLSVSFFKRLDCLAKGCLFTIIALLNLFIFEEGNLDILQSLVGPTPDSVSSSGLSAIRIQEAVVDKRSSLVVASKFQKARALRSRRKEDSSKISTSLLYSKENFEAMEEETEEMEEETEETTNGKIFLKCRLGRSERVPDFDDLADFIECKQGKDYSSWLKHRQQYRMLKCDKMALLRWKRKRKSWKVMKRN